In the genome of Nonlabens sp. MB-3u-79, one region contains:
- a CDS encoding PIN domain-containing protein produces the protein MVVFIDTNILYNNWHFENANFKYLINFLENTNSELIVSDLVCDEIENKFNKELETLKKSFKDSIKRSKSLLKIEPSFDFKKLDYKYSIRDIISEKTQNVKFIPYNSIENTKIVERAIKKVKPFQDQDKGYRDTLIWLSFLEYLKNNCPYEDVLFINNNSKDFFDGKNQNLHQDLLEDVSKFGLKNNFRIYNSIRDFIDKEVDMKQNKYSSHQIMEEFIYPNEKLIEQELEYHINSQTSNWFQQLLKNSVGELTNINYLIDFEIVIIEGIEDPDLMKWSIINDNDFFAELYFNLRKVDLRLTIPTIVYKNNKNLFDTKFYDIESNDENTFLNTIRRIHFNISFNFIVDDENITDIVINSLETK, from the coding sequence ATGGTTGTATTTATAGATACTAATATACTTTATAACAATTGGCATTTTGAAAACGCTAATTTTAAGTACTTGATAAATTTTCTTGAAAACACAAATTCTGAATTGATTGTATCCGATTTAGTATGCGATGAAATTGAAAATAAGTTCAATAAAGAATTAGAAACTTTAAAGAAGTCATTTAAAGACAGTATCAAACGTTCAAAATCATTATTGAAAATTGAACCTTCATTCGATTTTAAAAAATTGGATTACAAATATTCTATTAGAGATATAATATCTGAAAAAACACAAAATGTAAAATTCATTCCTTACAACTCTATAGAAAATACCAAAATTGTCGAAAGAGCCATAAAAAAAGTAAAACCTTTTCAGGATCAAGACAAAGGATATAGAGACACTCTGATATGGCTTTCTTTCTTGGAATATTTAAAAAATAATTGTCCTTACGAAGATGTTTTGTTCATCAATAATAACTCGAAAGATTTTTTTGACGGTAAAAATCAAAACTTACATCAAGACTTACTTGAAGATGTGTCAAAATTTGGATTAAAAAATAATTTTAGAATTTATAATTCAATTAGAGACTTCATTGACAAAGAGGTTGATATGAAACAAAACAAATATTCCTCTCACCAAATTATGGAGGAGTTTATTTACCCCAATGAAAAACTAATAGAACAGGAATTAGAATATCACATCAATTCACAAACATCGAATTGGTTTCAACAATTATTGAAAAATAGTGTTGGAGAATTGACTAATATCAATTATCTAATTGACTTTGAGATAGTAATTATTGAAGGGATTGAAGACCCTGATTTAATGAAATGGTCAATTATAAATGATAATGATTTTTTTGCGGAACTATATTTCAATTTGCGAAAAGTCGATTTAAGATTAACTATTCCAACAATTGTTTACAAAAACAATAAGAATTTATTCGACACAAAATTTTATGATATTGAAAGTAATGATGAAAACACATTTTTAAATACAATTAGACGAATTCATTTTAATATATCGTTTAATTTTATTGTTGATGATGAAAATATTACCGACATAGTTATAAATTCATTAGAGACGAAATAA
- a CDS encoding YitT family protein, with protein MRTYVKEYGQIAIGILLASVGLKAFLLPNNFLDGGVTGIAILLSQQTGWNISILLILISIPFILVGAFTVSKRIVIKSMIAIALLALSINLETFSTITEDKLLIAIFGGVFLGAGIGISIRNGAVLDGSELLGLFIFNKYGISIGKTILIFNVVLFAITAYVMSMEVAMYSILAYIVTAKVIDLFIQGLENFIGLTIVSHKSEVIEEGIAQQLGVGMTIYKGASGYGSSGKSEKVRIIQTVVNRIDINKTLKLVEELDPKAFIIEFDVHKVRGGVLKRYLTKGSTASLPKANVAKASSV; from the coding sequence ATGCGCACTTATGTCAAAGAGTATGGTCAAATAGCCATAGGAATTCTATTAGCCAGTGTAGGTTTAAAAGCCTTCTTATTGCCTAATAATTTTCTAGATGGCGGTGTGACAGGGATTGCGATTTTATTGAGTCAGCAAACCGGCTGGAACATTTCTATCTTACTGATTCTCATCAGCATTCCATTTATACTAGTAGGAGCTTTTACTGTTTCCAAAAGAATAGTGATCAAGTCAATGATTGCGATTGCTTTGCTCGCACTCTCTATAAATCTAGAAACCTTCAGCACGATTACAGAGGATAAGTTGCTGATCGCCATTTTTGGTGGGGTGTTTTTAGGGGCTGGAATAGGAATCAGTATACGCAACGGCGCTGTATTAGACGGCTCTGAATTGTTAGGCTTATTTATTTTTAATAAATACGGTATTAGTATTGGCAAAACCATACTGATTTTTAACGTCGTGCTATTTGCTATTACGGCTTATGTCATGTCTATGGAAGTAGCGATGTATTCTATTCTTGCTTATATAGTTACTGCCAAAGTGATTGATTTATTTATTCAGGGACTGGAAAATTTTATAGGTCTTACTATAGTCTCTCATAAATCTGAAGTTATTGAAGAAGGTATTGCACAACAATTAGGAGTGGGAATGACTATTTACAAAGGCGCAAGTGGTTATGGAAGTAGTGGCAAGAGTGAAAAAGTACGTATTATTCAAACGGTGGTCAATCGCATCGATATCAATAAGACATTAAAACTGGTGGAGGAATTGGATCCAAAAGCTTTTATTATTGAATTTGACGTCCATAAAGTGCGTGGAGGCGTTTTAAAAAGATACCTTACTAAAGGCAGCACCGCATCTTTACCTAAGGCTAATGTTGCAAAAGCCAGTTCGGTATAA
- a CDS encoding NAD(P)-dependent oxidoreductase has product MKFAIIKERKNPPDRRVVFTPEQLSRLGLAFAKAEFIVESSPIRIFPDSQYQSHAIEVKDDVSDADVMIGVKEVPVEALIPNKKYFFFSHTIKKQPYNSQLLKAVLDKKIELYDHETIVKKSGSRLIGFGRYAGIVGAYNGFRALGMRDGLFELPKVEDLPDYAALKAALKLIRSKLPAIHIVMTGNGKVAGGIREVLEKLEIKELKPKEYLQLGHFQNKQTTFTVLDVHHYYTRKDGYRPTKTECYNNPELLVSDFSKYAKITDMLITGHFYGNEAPYLFTREDAKQSDFKISLVADVSCDIDGPIASTIRPSTIADPVYGYDAQGEKEVPFKTPGSITVMAVDNLPCELPKDASEGFGEMFEKHVIPAFFNGDKNGVLERAQMTTSDGKLTERFTYLHDYVYGEQTSF; this is encoded by the coding sequence ATGAAATTTGCCATTATCAAAGAAAGGAAGAATCCGCCAGATAGAAGAGTGGTGTTTACTCCAGAGCAGTTGAGCCGTTTAGGTCTCGCTTTCGCGAAAGCGGAATTCATAGTGGAATCCTCACCCATCAGAATATTTCCAGACAGCCAGTACCAATCTCACGCAATAGAGGTAAAGGATGACGTGAGCGATGCTGATGTGATGATAGGGGTAAAAGAAGTGCCCGTAGAAGCTTTGATTCCCAATAAAAAATACTTTTTCTTTTCCCATACCATTAAAAAGCAACCCTATAACAGCCAATTGCTCAAAGCAGTTTTAGATAAAAAAATTGAGCTTTACGATCACGAAACCATCGTAAAAAAGAGCGGTAGCCGATTGATAGGTTTTGGAAGATATGCCGGTATAGTAGGAGCTTATAACGGTTTTCGAGCACTTGGTATGCGAGACGGTTTGTTTGAGTTACCTAAAGTAGAAGACCTGCCCGATTACGCGGCTCTAAAAGCAGCGTTGAAACTCATAAGATCAAAATTACCAGCTATTCATATTGTAATGACCGGTAATGGTAAAGTTGCTGGCGGTATAAGAGAAGTGCTGGAAAAGCTCGAAATAAAAGAACTGAAACCTAAGGAATACCTGCAGTTAGGTCATTTTCAAAATAAACAGACCACCTTTACCGTGCTGGATGTACATCATTATTACACTCGCAAGGATGGTTACCGACCTACTAAAACAGAGTGCTACAACAATCCAGAATTGCTAGTGAGTGACTTTTCAAAATACGCCAAAATAACGGACATGTTAATTACAGGTCATTTTTATGGCAATGAAGCTCCTTATCTTTTTACTCGAGAAGATGCCAAGCAATCTGACTTTAAAATAAGCCTAGTCGCAGACGTGAGTTGTGATATTGATGGTCCTATTGCTTCCACCATAAGACCTAGTACTATAGCAGATCCTGTTTATGGTTATGACGCTCAAGGCGAAAAAGAGGTCCCTTTCAAAACCCCTGGATCCATTACGGTGATGGCGGTAGATAATTTGCCCTGTGAATTGCCCAAGGATGCTAGTGAAGGATTTGGCGAAATGTTTGAAAAACACGTGATCCCTGCTTTCTTTAATGGAGATAAAAATGGAGTTTTAGAACGCGCTCAAATGACCACTAGCGATGGAAAGCTAACAGAACGATTTACCTACCTTCATGATTATGTGTACGGTGAGCAAACTTCCTTTTAA
- a CDS encoding lectin-like domain-containing protein yields the protein MKRTNGKINALLVATLFLLLFALPVAAQFNPSLIGNAAAQGNDCYQITPNLNGQSGAIWSPDRINMLGDFIIEFRIYLGTNDVNGADGLTFVLKNNPTPIIGALGGGMGYEGIPNSFAVEFDTWQNGQLGDPTFDHIAMVSAGQNNHNLAQNLAGPIVASTTSNNVEDGQEHDVRIEWNATAQTMSVYFDCSLRLSYTGDLISQVFGGSVFTYFGFTGSTGGAANLQRVCFDYISFANDIGSLNDTAICVGDTVSNVDVTINGGASYLWTPATGVSDPTIANPTFTPTSTTTYSVDIINGCGNIIQDDFTISVGTQPMANTIADLAVCDDASNDGFIIYDLSQLDASVLGTQDPALYAVSYHTSQADADTQMNPLPANFTNTAICTRIYARLESVINTTCYDTTNFELCVSIQPVANPVATYRLCDDASNDNSEVFDLVSRNPEILLTQNPADFNIEYFSAQADADLGSVGGATPVSNLYSSGGQIIYVRIENNTNTDCFDTTSFDIIVDDIPLATAPADVIICDDVSNDGTEDIALSQFDASILNGQTTPAFVVSYHLNQADADADAPGLMSPFTITTGTTTIVARIDNTANPTCFDTTPINIILNEQAIANNVAEYRICDDASNDGLEDFDLSTQDSQVLGTQNAANFSIEYFTSQADADLGSVGGATPLPTSYNSGSTTVFVRIQTNANTSCYDTAVFDLFVDPLPLAGTPVDIIVCDDPSNDGTEDVNLSQFDSAILNGQTNPSFNVTYHASQADADANANPLSSPYAVSSTTPSLFARIDNADNDSCYTTSTFRFVISPTPTANPVVDMITCDDPGNDGSEVFDLSMANSQVLNGQNSSDFNISFHPSQNDADMNTGALATSYASNTTTPETIFVRIEAISNPVCFDTTSFTLTVSEQPTAGTGTDVVGCDDISNDGFEEFDFSTQDAAIYNGQNTTDFNVTYHSSLTDANNDINALSFPYTNTSRSQTIYARIENAANQDCYDLSTFRIEVFARPLIADQGPYTICAGVAETIDAGPGFSSYLWSTGETTQTIDVASGGDYTVTVTNSDGCDSMATVTVVASDVAIIERIDVGQFEVNTNTLTAIVTGSGDYEFSLDDFVYQDSQRFNNLYPGFYTIYVRDKNGCGTVSMDVVIIGGPPYFTPNQDGYHDTWQVIAIETIPDASIYIYDRHGKLLKQVSATGQGWDGTYNGAPMPSSDYWYLVELADGRSFKGHFALKR from the coding sequence ATGAAGAGAACAAACGGTAAAATAAATGCACTGCTTGTTGCAACTCTTTTTTTGTTGTTGTTTGCTTTGCCTGTTGCTGCCCAATTTAATCCTAGTTTAATAGGTAATGCTGCAGCTCAAGGAAATGACTGTTATCAAATCACACCTAATTTAAACGGTCAATCTGGTGCCATCTGGTCTCCAGACAGGATCAATATGCTAGGTGATTTCATTATAGAATTTAGAATTTATCTCGGTACAAATGACGTAAATGGAGCTGATGGACTCACCTTTGTATTGAAAAACAACCCAACTCCTATAATTGGTGCTTTAGGTGGTGGAATGGGGTATGAAGGCATTCCCAATTCTTTTGCAGTAGAATTTGACACCTGGCAAAATGGACAATTAGGAGACCCTACTTTTGATCATATTGCCATGGTTTCAGCTGGACAAAACAATCACAATCTCGCTCAAAATCTAGCAGGACCTATTGTAGCGTCTACCACTTCCAATAATGTAGAAGATGGACAAGAACATGATGTGCGTATAGAATGGAATGCTACCGCACAAACCATGAGCGTTTACTTTGATTGTAGCTTACGACTTTCTTACACAGGGGACTTAATTAGTCAGGTTTTTGGGGGTAGTGTCTTTACTTATTTTGGTTTTACTGGTTCCACAGGTGGTGCTGCAAATTTACAGCGGGTGTGCTTTGATTACATATCTTTTGCAAATGATATAGGCAGCCTTAATGATACCGCTATTTGCGTTGGAGATACAGTTTCTAATGTTGACGTGACCATTAATGGGGGTGCTAGCTACTTATGGACACCTGCAACTGGAGTGAGTGATCCTACTATTGCCAACCCTACTTTTACACCTACCTCAACCACTACTTATTCGGTAGATATTATTAATGGTTGTGGGAATATCATACAAGATGATTTTACAATAAGCGTAGGTACCCAACCTATGGCAAACACCATAGCAGATCTAGCAGTTTGTGATGATGCCTCTAACGATGGGTTCATTATTTATGACCTATCTCAACTAGATGCAAGTGTTTTAGGAACTCAGGACCCAGCATTATATGCGGTGTCTTATCACACGTCACAAGCAGATGCTGACACTCAAATGAATCCGCTGCCAGCTAACTTTACAAATACAGCTATTTGTACACGTATTTATGCGCGTTTGGAATCTGTAATCAATACGACCTGTTATGATACTACAAATTTTGAATTATGTGTAAGCATACAACCAGTAGCTAATCCAGTAGCCACCTACAGGTTATGTGATGATGCATCTAACGACAATTCTGAAGTCTTTGATCTGGTTTCTAGAAATCCAGAAATTCTGCTCACTCAAAATCCAGCAGATTTCAATATAGAATACTTTAGCGCTCAAGCAGATGCCGATTTAGGATCTGTAGGCGGGGCGACTCCTGTGAGCAACCTGTATAGTAGTGGTGGTCAAATCATATATGTGCGTATAGAAAACAATACTAATACCGACTGTTTTGATACCACCTCATTTGATATTATTGTAGATGATATCCCACTAGCAACAGCCCCTGCAGATGTAATTATTTGTGATGATGTTAGTAATGACGGGACCGAAGATATTGCGCTGTCCCAATTTGATGCTAGTATTTTAAATGGACAAACGACTCCTGCTTTTGTAGTGTCCTATCATCTAAATCAAGCAGATGCTGATGCTGACGCTCCCGGACTTATGAGTCCATTTACCATTACCACCGGTACAACAACCATTGTTGCAAGAATAGATAATACAGCTAATCCAACTTGTTTTGATACCACACCTATCAATATCATTCTCAACGAGCAAGCAATAGCTAATAACGTTGCCGAATACCGTATTTGTGATGATGCCAGTAACGACGGGCTAGAAGATTTTGACCTGAGTACTCAAGATAGTCAAGTTTTAGGAACTCAAAACGCAGCTAACTTTAGCATAGAATACTTTACCTCTCAAGCAGATGCTGATTTAGGATCTGTAGGTGGAGCAACGCCATTGCCTACTAGTTACAATAGCGGTTCTACAACAGTTTTTGTAAGAATACAAACCAATGCCAATACCAGCTGTTACGACACTGCTGTATTCGATCTGTTTGTAGATCCATTACCACTTGCAGGAACTCCAGTAGATATTATTGTGTGTGATGATCCGTCTAACGATGGAACAGAAGACGTGAACTTATCTCAGTTTGATAGCGCCATCCTCAATGGACAGACCAATCCTAGTTTTAATGTGACCTATCACGCCTCTCAAGCAGATGCTGATGCTAATGCAAATCCATTGTCCAGCCCTTATGCAGTGAGCAGTACCACACCTAGTTTATTTGCCAGAATCGATAACGCTGATAATGATAGCTGTTACACGACCTCTACTTTTAGATTTGTGATCAGTCCTACTCCAACGGCAAATCCAGTTGTGGATATGATTACTTGTGATGATCCTGGAAATGACGGTTCTGAGGTATTTGATTTAAGCATGGCCAATAGCCAAGTATTAAATGGACAAAACTCCAGTGATTTCAATATCAGCTTTCACCCATCACAAAATGATGCCGACATGAATACTGGTGCGTTAGCTACTTCTTATGCTAGTAACACGACGACTCCAGAAACTATCTTTGTAAGAATAGAAGCGATCTCAAATCCGGTTTGTTTTGATACGACCAGTTTTACCTTAACCGTAAGTGAACAGCCTACGGCAGGAACTGGAACTGACGTGGTAGGTTGTGATGACATCAGCAACGATGGTTTTGAAGAATTTGATTTCAGCACACAAGATGCTGCGATCTATAACGGTCAAAACACTACAGACTTCAATGTGACTTATCACAGCAGTCTAACAGATGCTAACAATGATATCAATGCCTTGAGTTTTCCTTATACCAATACTTCTAGATCACAAACGATCTACGCAAGAATAGAGAATGCTGCTAATCAAGATTGTTATGACCTATCTACTTTTAGAATAGAAGTATTTGCACGACCTCTTATTGCTGACCAAGGACCTTATACTATTTGTGCAGGCGTTGCTGAAACTATTGACGCAGGTCCAGGATTCTCTAGCTACCTGTGGTCTACTGGAGAAACGACACAGACTATTGATGTTGCCTCTGGTGGCGATTATACGGTAACGGTAACCAACAGCGATGGTTGTGATAGTATGGCAACAGTAACTGTTGTAGCCTCTGATGTAGCCATAATTGAACGCATCGATGTAGGACAGTTTGAAGTAAACACCAACACACTGACAGCAATTGTCACTGGAAGTGGTGATTACGAATTCTCATTAGATGACTTTGTGTATCAAGACAGTCAGCGATTTAATAATCTGTATCCAGGATTCTATACGATTTATGTACGAGATAAAAACGGTTGTGGAACTGTATCTATGGATGTTGTCATCATAGGTGGACCTCCTTATTTTACTCCTAATCAAGATGGGTATCACGATACGTGGCAAGTCATTGCAATAGAAACCATTCCTGATGCGAGTATTTATATTTATGACCGTCACGGTAAATTATTGAAACAAGTAAGCGCTACGGGTCAAGGATGGGATGGAACTTATAACGGAGCTCCTATGCCATCCAGTGATTACTGGTACTTAGTAGAATTAGCTGACGGGCGTAGTTTTAAAGGCCACTTTGCTTTAAAGCGATAA
- a CDS encoding DUF2809 domain-containing protein, with protein sequence MSAFSINRKQRSLYLLTALFLFVLEVLIERYVHDAFVRPYLGDFLVVILVYAVLMSISYLKVVAAAVGALVFAYAIETAQYVQLISLLSLDQYKWARVVMGTSFSWWDMLMYTLGILCVLVVEHLLALKK encoded by the coding sequence ATGAGCGCATTTTCCATAAATAGAAAGCAAAGAAGCCTATACCTCTTAACTGCCCTATTCCTGTTTGTTCTTGAAGTGCTTATAGAGCGCTATGTTCACGATGCCTTTGTACGCCCTTATTTAGGAGACTTTTTAGTGGTCATACTCGTATATGCCGTATTGATGTCTATAAGTTATTTAAAAGTGGTTGCGGCAGCTGTGGGTGCGTTGGTTTTTGCTTACGCCATAGAGACCGCTCAGTATGTACAATTGATAAGCCTATTAAGTCTGGATCAATATAAATGGGCAAGAGTGGTTATGGGCACCAGCTTTTCTTGGTGGGATATGTTGATGTACACCCTGGGAATTTTATGTGTTTTGGTGGTGGAACACCTCTTAGCTCTCAAGAAATAA
- a CDS encoding DUF1361 domain-containing protein: MKLIVIQRFSEFKQVTALTLLSIVLLGFRMKITHHYSMLFLVWNLFLAFIPYVMLVRLRFRESVTNTNLIATFLIWLAFLPNAPYILTDLIHIRHAASNWLVYESLLILSFSATGLFLGFLSLRDMSVLLSEKGWLPHKKWVRIFEYSILFLCGYGVYLGRVLRWNTWDMIQHPQQLFLDMADLFIHAFSHAEAWLMIGSMSLFLIVTYTLFKNYNERIFHK; the protein is encoded by the coding sequence ATGAAATTAATTGTTATTCAAAGATTTTCTGAATTTAAGCAAGTTACTGCGCTCACTTTGTTGAGTATCGTACTCCTGGGATTTCGAATGAAAATTACGCATCATTATTCCATGCTCTTTTTAGTTTGGAACTTGTTTCTGGCTTTTATTCCATATGTGATGTTGGTACGATTGCGCTTTCGCGAAAGCGTCACCAACACCAACCTCATCGCCACATTCCTGATCTGGCTGGCCTTCCTACCTAACGCACCTTATATACTGACCGATTTGATTCACATCAGGCATGCTGCAAGTAACTGGCTGGTTTATGAATCCTTGCTCATCCTCAGTTTTAGCGCTACAGGACTATTTCTAGGTTTTCTAAGCTTGAGAGACATGAGTGTTCTTTTAAGTGAAAAAGGATGGTTACCTCATAAGAAATGGGTACGTATTTTTGAATACAGCATTTTGTTTCTTTGCGGTTATGGGGTTTACCTGGGTCGTGTGCTGCGATGGAATACTTGGGATATGATACAACACCCACAACAACTGTTTTTAGACATGGCAGACCTATTTATACATGCTTTTTCACATGCAGAGGCTTGGTTGATGATAGGTAGTATGAGTCTATTTCTTATAGTGACCTACACACTTTTTAAAAATTACAATGAGCGCATTTTCCATAAATAG
- a CDS encoding DUF4173 domain-containing protein, giving the protein MKKTILITAGGLVFATLFYTQSLGINALIYSIFLIGALAISRKKMLLKSSIILSGTAMLSSALAISIHGSTWSMTAYFLSTLLYIGYVASFQSSIYVSWLNGCYNAVFGVFHSFFYQLEPPKIGEPKKKIATGQVLKLIGIPLVLVVVFSVLYSSSNPVFHEVLTAIDFSFIDVFWIFTAVLGAFIIANIHDPQPIKELTARDQNYPNQLVPQTLNDAALKSVANESQIGFISLLCLNSLLCIVLITEILFLSGITNLEASSLSDAVHQGVNASIVSIVLALGVIAFIFRGDVNFLKNNQKLRTLTYIWIGLNALLVVSICIKNYIYIQDHGLTHKRIGVMIYLFLTLIGLCTTYLKVTHRLNFVYLLRRNMAIGYASIVIYALINWSAIITDHNIKANKIDQPYLERLLPQNALVLKEQDLYELYSQQKSGEKYLSDRYNEAAYTNRNWQEFNWIAHQLQLDHEDSSQ; this is encoded by the coding sequence ATGAAAAAAACCATCCTCATCACCGCCGGCGGACTCGTATTTGCCACCTTATTCTACACTCAAAGTTTAGGAATTAATGCCTTGATTTACAGCATCTTTTTAATAGGCGCATTAGCTATTTCTCGCAAAAAAATGTTGTTAAAAAGCAGCATTATCCTCAGTGGTACAGCCATGCTTTCCAGTGCCTTAGCAATCAGCATCCACGGTTCTACATGGAGCATGACCGCCTATTTTTTAAGCACTTTACTATATATAGGTTACGTGGCTAGCTTTCAAAGCAGTATTTACGTGAGTTGGCTCAACGGATGTTACAATGCTGTTTTTGGAGTATTTCATTCCTTTTTTTATCAACTGGAGCCACCCAAAATAGGGGAACCTAAAAAAAAGATAGCTACAGGTCAAGTTCTAAAGTTGATCGGTATCCCCTTAGTTTTAGTAGTGGTATTTAGTGTTCTATACAGCAGCTCTAATCCTGTTTTCCATGAAGTCTTAACAGCTATAGACTTCTCGTTTATAGATGTATTTTGGATCTTTACCGCTGTTCTAGGAGCCTTTATTATAGCAAATATTCATGACCCGCAACCTATAAAAGAGCTCACTGCAAGGGATCAAAATTACCCTAATCAGTTGGTTCCCCAAACACTTAACGACGCAGCCTTAAAAAGTGTCGCTAATGAGTCGCAAATAGGTTTTATCTCTCTTCTGTGTTTGAATAGCTTACTCTGTATAGTCCTGATTACAGAAATCTTATTCTTAAGCGGTATCACCAATTTAGAAGCCAGCAGTTTATCTGATGCGGTGCATCAAGGAGTGAATGCCTCTATAGTAAGTATTGTTCTTGCTTTGGGAGTGATTGCTTTTATATTTCGCGGAGATGTCAATTTTTTAAAAAACAATCAGAAGTTGCGCACGCTCACCTATATATGGATAGGACTCAATGCCTTACTCGTTGTTAGTATCTGTATAAAAAACTATATCTATATACAGGATCATGGACTAACTCATAAACGCATAGGTGTGATGATCTATCTTTTTCTCACCCTTATCGGACTCTGTACCACCTATCTTAAAGTCACTCACCGACTCAATTTTGTGTATTTATTAAGACGCAATATGGCGATAGGCTACGCTAGCATTGTTATTTACGCGCTGATCAATTGGTCGGCAATCATTACCGATCACAATATCAAAGCAAATAAAATAGACCAGCCTTACCTAGAACGCCTCCTTCCTCAAAATGCATTAGTTCTAAAAGAGCAGGACTTATATGAGCTTTACAGTCAGCAAAAAAGTGGGGAAAAGTACCTAAGCGACCGGTATAATGAAGCTGCTTATACCAACCGCAACTGGCAAGAATTTAATTGGATCGCTCATCAACTACAACTGGATCATGAAGATAGTTCTCAATAG
- a CDS encoding winged helix-turn-helix domain-containing protein — MSLINKLNKAFDHRIRLGIMSVLVVNDHADFKELKELLDVTDGNLASHAKALEKEDYIRVEKSFIGRKPNTKYIATEIGKLEFKKHIDALEKLISGS; from the coding sequence ATGAGTTTAATCAACAAATTAAATAAAGCATTTGATCACCGCATACGGCTGGGCATTATGTCCGTGCTCGTAGTGAACGATCATGCCGACTTTAAAGAACTCAAAGAATTACTAGACGTAACCGATGGAAATCTAGCCAGTCATGCAAAAGCACTGGAAAAAGAAGACTATATCAGAGTAGAAAAAAGCTTTATAGGACGCAAACCCAATACCAAATACATCGCAACAGAGATCGGTAAACTCGAATTCAAAAAACACATAGACGCACTGGAGAAATTAATAAGCGGTAGCTAA